The following coding sequences lie in one Thalassoglobus polymorphus genomic window:
- a CDS encoding polyprenyl synthetase family protein, with amino-acid sequence MNRFCLCLRIPKKVAEMPQIDNVNELLTQTQSLIGDALQAVEATFATELASKNPYLRDIYQHTSRFRGKRLRPILCLLTAKACGEIKREHEILAAVVEMIHTATLVHDDVLDNADIRRHVATVNVRWNNHTSVLYGDFLFTHSFHLAAETGSAEACRLIGRATNLVCEGELTQIRNRGNLNLTEAEYLNIIDGKTAELCAVACLLGAKFANADQETIKRLENFGRLLGQAFQIADDVLDLTGLESNVGKTLGTDLFQQKLTLPIIRLLGKSSEQSKSELTELLEAGTDEAAQKIVHLAKEEGVIEESFDFAKQLATQAQSELDILPDSPAKQVLLKLPIMSINRVV; translated from the coding sequence ATGAACCGTTTTTGTTTGTGTTTAAGAATTCCCAAGAAGGTCGCGGAAATGCCGCAAATTGATAATGTGAACGAGCTATTGACGCAAACCCAGTCATTGATTGGGGATGCATTGCAAGCTGTCGAGGCGACATTTGCGACCGAATTGGCCTCGAAGAATCCCTATCTCAGGGATATCTATCAGCACACATCCCGCTTTCGTGGAAAACGGCTCCGTCCAATTTTGTGCTTGCTGACAGCCAAAGCCTGTGGCGAAATTAAACGTGAGCACGAAATCCTGGCTGCCGTCGTCGAGATGATTCATACCGCCACGCTGGTGCACGACGATGTTCTCGACAACGCTGATATTCGTCGACATGTGGCGACTGTGAATGTTCGCTGGAATAACCATACGTCGGTGTTGTACGGCGATTTTTTATTCACACATTCGTTCCATCTTGCTGCCGAAACGGGAAGTGCGGAAGCTTGCCGACTGATAGGCCGAGCCACGAATCTGGTCTGCGAAGGAGAACTGACACAAATCCGCAACCGTGGAAACCTCAACCTGACCGAGGCGGAGTATCTGAACATCATCGATGGCAAGACTGCCGAACTGTGTGCCGTCGCATGCCTGCTAGGTGCGAAGTTCGCCAATGCCGACCAAGAAACCATCAAGCGACTCGAAAACTTTGGACGACTACTCGGACAAGCATTTCAAATCGCTGACGATGTTCTCGATCTGACAGGACTGGAATCGAACGTTGGAAAAACGTTGGGCACTGATCTCTTTCAACAAAAGTTGACGCTGCCAATCATTCGGCTATTGGGGAAATCATCAGAACAGTCCAAGTCGGAACTGACCGAGCTCTTGGAAGCGGGGACCGATGAAGCTGCTCAGAAAATTGTTCACTTGGCGAAAGAAGAAGGAGTCATTGAAGAATCATTCGATTTCGCAAAACAGCTCGCAACTCAGGCTCAGTCAGAACTCGACATCCTGCCCGATTCGCCAGCCAAGCAGGTCTTGTTGAAATTACCAATCATGTCCATCAACCGCGTCGTTTAG
- the purN gene encoding phosphoribosylglycinamide formyltransferase codes for MPLKLAVLISGGGSTMINLQRNIQAGSLDASIPLVVASRPCTGVEKAESAGLTAVTLSPKSFASTDEYSQKLFSAVRDVEADLVILAGFLSKIIIPEDFANRVMNIHPSLLPAFCGKGMYGHRVHEAVITRGCKISGCTVHFCDNEYDHGPIILQQTVRVDATDNADSLAERVQSAECEAYPKAIQLYAENRLLVKEGRVHIVNES; via the coding sequence GTGCCGCTGAAACTTGCTGTTCTGATTTCTGGTGGTGGGTCGACGATGATCAATCTGCAACGAAATATTCAGGCTGGGTCTCTGGATGCGTCGATTCCGCTGGTCGTCGCCAGTCGACCTTGCACTGGAGTCGAAAAGGCAGAGAGTGCAGGACTGACTGCTGTCACCCTCTCTCCTAAGTCTTTCGCTTCAACCGATGAGTACAGCCAGAAACTCTTTTCAGCTGTCCGCGATGTTGAAGCCGACCTCGTCATTCTGGCCGGATTCCTGAGCAAGATCATCATTCCAGAAGATTTCGCAAATCGAGTCATGAATATTCATCCCAGCCTTCTGCCTGCGTTTTGCGGAAAAGGGATGTACGGACACCGCGTGCACGAGGCTGTAATTACTCGTGGCTGTAAAATCTCTGGTTGTACGGTCCATTTTTGTGATAACGAATACGATCACGGCCCCATCATTTTACAGCAGACGGTTCGCGTCGATGCCACTGATAATGCAGATTCGCTCGCTGAGCGAGTCCAGTCCGCCGAATGCGAAGCCTACCCGAAAGCTATTCAACTCTATGCAGAAAATCGACTCCTAGTGAAAGAGGGTCGAGTTCATATCGTGAATGAATCCTGA
- the moaC gene encoding cyclic pyranopterin monophosphate synthase MoaC: MTPLTHFDESGASRMVDVGGKPVTSRMARAEATVVMQPETLELIQNRKFAKGDVLEVARLAGIMATKRTDELIPLCHSLGLDAASLEFEPLDASRIRIEASVSVQGRTGVEMEAMTAVSIAALTIYDMCKSVDRSMEITNLRLIEKSGGKSGHFLRE, from the coding sequence TTGACTCCTCTGACACACTTTGATGAATCAGGAGCCAGCAGAATGGTCGATGTCGGCGGGAAGCCGGTGACGAGTCGCATGGCGCGGGCTGAAGCGACGGTTGTCATGCAACCGGAGACGCTCGAACTCATCCAGAATCGGAAATTCGCCAAAGGGGATGTTCTGGAGGTCGCTCGACTCGCTGGAATTATGGCGACCAAACGAACGGATGAACTGATTCCGTTGTGTCACTCTTTGGGGCTCGATGCAGCGAGTCTTGAATTTGAACCTCTTGATGCATCACGAATTCGGATCGAAGCGAGCGTCAGTGTTCAAGGTCGAACGGGAGTCGAAATGGAAGCGATGACAGCCGTTTCTATTGCTGCTCTCACGATTTACGACATGTGCAAGTCTGTTGATCGGTCGATGGAAATTACGAATCTTCGACTCATTGAAAAAAGTGGCGGAAAAAGTGGGCATTTCCTTCGTGAATAA
- a CDS encoding ParA family protein: MKIVSIYNNKGGEGKSTVSVGLTEFLAANRKKKVLLIDLDGQASSSCALLGHLSVKNAIREQRTSVELMQQILHQRKEIEDIEPFLTWRPATDSKRAPLAEIAVMVPDGSKAFELEEQMKWNRDHSLFLKYLKPALKSFDYVLIDMPGNLQKTQVIAMNGMVMSDHVVVPVKPTHISLNALPNTFEMIEYVQTLTGNGSPSNIGILRNFSDKRRQQYQTNFPGIESAAANGELPPLFENSWTPASIFETATDDRQEFRTLYSRFGSGSSSTYKACRLVAKELDERCSGDFKAGKSKRIRKNLWERLGLA, from the coding sequence ATGAAAATTGTTTCGATCTACAACAACAAAGGCGGAGAGGGGAAATCAACCGTTTCCGTAGGTCTCACAGAGTTCCTCGCTGCAAACCGCAAGAAGAAAGTGCTGCTGATCGATCTGGACGGACAAGCATCGAGCTCGTGCGCTTTGTTGGGTCACTTGTCAGTGAAAAATGCAATCCGTGAGCAAAGAACCTCTGTCGAGTTGATGCAACAGATTTTGCATCAGCGGAAAGAGATTGAAGATATTGAACCCTTTCTCACCTGGCGTCCTGCGACCGATTCCAAAAGAGCCCCACTCGCGGAAATCGCCGTCATGGTTCCGGATGGCTCGAAGGCGTTTGAACTCGAAGAGCAGATGAAGTGGAATCGCGATCACTCGCTCTTTTTGAAGTACCTGAAACCGGCATTGAAGAGTTTCGATTACGTCTTGATCGACATGCCGGGAAATTTGCAAAAGACACAAGTCATTGCCATGAACGGAATGGTGATGAGCGATCATGTCGTGGTCCCGGTGAAGCCGACTCACATCTCGCTGAACGCCTTGCCAAACACGTTCGAAATGATTGAATACGTGCAGACGCTAACCGGGAACGGCAGCCCGTCAAACATCGGCATCTTGAGAAACTTCAGCGACAAGCGTCGGCAACAGTATCAAACAAATTTCCCCGGCATCGAATCGGCAGCAGCCAACGGTGAACTTCCTCCGCTCTTCGAGAATTCCTGGACTCCAGCTTCCATCTTCGAAACCGCGACCGACGATCGACAGGAGTTCCGAACGTTGTACTCTCGCTTCGGAAGCGGATCGTCATCGACCTACAAAGCGTGTCGACTCGTTGCCAAGGAGCTTGATGAACGCTGCAGCGGTGACTTCAAAGCTGGGAAATCCAAGCGAATTCGCAAGAACCTGTGGGAACGACTCGGCCTCGCGTAA
- a CDS encoding branched-chain amino acid aminotransferase has translation MNTFNQLLNDEAGFIVSAELILVATIVVLGLIVGLAELSMNINHELEDVGTAFNNMQQSYSFDGTIGHKGSILGSSFDDSYDFCSSECDVN, from the coding sequence ATGAATACTTTCAACCAACTCCTCAACGACGAAGCCGGTTTCATTGTCTCAGCTGAACTCATTCTGGTTGCCACTATCGTTGTCCTCGGACTGATCGTCGGCCTCGCGGAACTTTCAATGAACATTAATCATGAACTGGAAGACGTCGGAACGGCCTTCAACAACATGCAGCAAAGCTATTCATTCGACGGGACAATTGGGCACAAAGGCTCGATCCTGGGAAGTAGCTTCGATGACAGTTATGACTTCTGCTCCAGCGAATGCGATGTTAATTAA
- the ffh gene encoding signal recognition particle protein, whose translation MLESITENLTNAIGNITRGKLSEGNIREGMGEVRKALLEADVNYDVAKAFCDRVTEQAVGDKVLKSLKPGEQIVGIVYNELVNLMGPVDHSIAIRRGETSIIMMCGLQGAGKTTTCGKLAKMLMAEGAKPMLVAADLQRPAAIEQLKVIGEQVGVPVYWEEASSSTPVKVCQNAKKAAKQQDCNVIILDTAGRLHIDDSLMKELIQIDNKLMPNQVLLVCDAMTGQDAVNSAKAFNDALELDGVILTKLDGDTRGGAALSVKAVTGVPIKFAGMGEKLDLLEPFHPDRMAQRILGQGDIATLLETAQRHMDADELEAQQKKMLEGKFDLNDFMKAMGQIQKMGSMKSIMKLIPGMGQLSQAMDAMEGMDPDKDIKRVKAMISSMTEDERRNPEKIDRSRRNRIATGSGADPAEINDLLKQFKDMSGMMQQMAGMGMGDRMKAMREIQNEAMNPNSRSMSQGKQRSKRGETTKDALREKKKKERQRQKKNRKRRK comes from the coding sequence ATGCTTGAATCGATCACCGAAAATCTGACAAACGCCATCGGAAACATCACTCGCGGGAAGCTGAGTGAAGGGAATATCCGCGAAGGGATGGGTGAGGTTCGCAAAGCGTTGCTTGAAGCAGACGTCAACTACGATGTCGCAAAAGCATTTTGCGACCGTGTGACTGAGCAGGCTGTCGGAGACAAGGTTCTCAAGTCGCTGAAACCGGGCGAGCAAATCGTCGGGATTGTCTACAACGAACTCGTCAATTTGATGGGACCGGTCGACCATTCCATCGCGATCCGCCGGGGCGAAACCTCCATCATTATGATGTGTGGACTTCAAGGGGCCGGAAAAACGACGACTTGCGGTAAGCTCGCAAAAATGCTGATGGCTGAAGGCGCGAAGCCAATGCTTGTCGCAGCCGACCTTCAGCGACCCGCCGCGATTGAACAGCTCAAAGTAATTGGGGAACAGGTCGGGGTTCCGGTTTATTGGGAAGAGGCCAGTTCGAGCACACCGGTCAAGGTTTGCCAAAACGCCAAGAAAGCTGCCAAGCAGCAAGACTGCAACGTCATCATTCTCGATACCGCTGGGCGATTGCATATTGACGATTCCTTGATGAAGGAATTGATTCAAATCGACAATAAGCTGATGCCGAATCAGGTGTTGCTCGTTTGCGATGCGATGACCGGACAGGATGCCGTCAACAGTGCCAAAGCATTTAATGACGCTCTCGAACTCGATGGTGTGATCCTCACCAAGCTCGACGGAGACACTCGCGGCGGAGCAGCCCTTTCTGTCAAAGCGGTCACGGGAGTTCCGATCAAATTTGCGGGGATGGGTGAGAAACTCGACCTGCTCGAACCATTTCATCCCGACCGGATGGCTCAGCGGATTCTCGGACAGGGTGATATCGCCACGCTTCTGGAAACAGCTCAGCGGCACATGGACGCCGATGAACTGGAAGCTCAGCAAAAGAAAATGCTGGAGGGCAAGTTCGACCTCAACGACTTCATGAAGGCGATGGGCCAGATCCAGAAAATGGGCTCGATGAAGTCAATCATGAAACTGATTCCCGGGATGGGGCAACTCAGCCAGGCCATGGATGCCATGGAGGGAATGGACCCGGACAAAGACATCAAACGTGTTAAGGCAATGATCTCCTCAATGACCGAGGATGAACGCCGAAACCCGGAAAAGATCGACCGCTCACGCCGCAACCGAATTGCAACCGGAAGTGGAGCGGATCCGGCAGAAATCAACGACTTGCTGAAGCAGTTCAAAGATATGTCGGGCATGATGCAGCAAATGGCAGGCATGGGAATGGGAGACCGCATGAAGGCGATGCGGGAAATTCAAAACGAAGCCATGAATCCCAACAGCCGCTCGATGTCTCAAGGTAAACAGCGCAGCAAACGAGGCGAGACAACGAAAGACGCCCTGCGCGAAAAGAAAAAGAAAGAACGACAACGCCAAAAGAAGAACCGCAAACGCAGAAAGTAG
- a CDS encoding sulfatase family protein, producing MSLRASLLSVVALIFASAFSSQLQAAPPNVVLIISDDQAWGDYGFMGHSEIQTPHLDKLAAESLTFQRGYVPDSLCRPSLTTIVTGRYPHQHGIVGNDPPPPADLVGAAKRQIVRDPRYLEIRNRYIEHIDDETTLADFLHENLGYISHQSGKWWEGHYSRGGFTHGMTHGDRTKGGRHGDDGLKIGRTGMKPVFDFIDTAVEEEKPFFVYYAPFLPHTPHNPPARLLNKYKDKTPHLPIAKYWAMCEWFDETCGQLLDHLDEKNVGDDTIVLYVCDNGWINEENASRYAPRSKRSQYDGGTRTPIMIRWRNHVEPKMDTTHLASSIDLVPTALAAVGIDIPKDLPGINLLDSKAVADRKAIFGEILEHDIQHMTDPVASLRFRWVIEGDWKCIVPHPGREPDAKTELFNITKDPHEKNDLAADMPEKVAQLTKKINQWWKVD from the coding sequence ATGTCGCTCCGTGCATCTCTATTGTCGGTTGTTGCTCTCATATTCGCATCAGCGTTCAGCTCGCAGCTTCAAGCTGCCCCGCCCAATGTGGTGCTGATCATCTCTGATGATCAGGCGTGGGGGGATTACGGTTTTATGGGGCACTCAGAAATCCAGACTCCCCATCTCGACAAACTCGCTGCCGAGTCGTTGACGTTTCAGCGTGGCTACGTTCCTGACAGTTTGTGTCGACCTTCTCTGACAACCATCGTCACCGGTCGATATCCGCATCAGCATGGAATCGTGGGTAACGATCCTCCTCCTCCAGCTGATCTGGTCGGCGCGGCAAAGCGACAAATCGTCCGAGATCCCCGATATCTGGAGATTCGGAATCGTTACATCGAACACATCGATGATGAAACAACGCTGGCAGACTTTCTGCATGAGAATCTCGGATACATTTCGCATCAGTCCGGGAAGTGGTGGGAAGGACACTATTCCCGTGGTGGGTTCACTCATGGCATGACGCATGGAGATCGCACCAAAGGAGGCCGACATGGTGACGACGGCTTGAAGATTGGACGCACAGGAATGAAGCCAGTCTTTGATTTCATCGATACTGCCGTTGAAGAAGAAAAGCCGTTCTTCGTTTATTACGCACCGTTCCTGCCTCACACTCCTCACAATCCTCCAGCAAGACTCCTCAACAAATACAAAGATAAGACTCCGCATTTGCCGATTGCGAAATACTGGGCGATGTGCGAATGGTTCGACGAAACGTGTGGGCAGTTGCTTGATCACCTCGATGAAAAGAACGTCGGCGACGACACGATTGTGCTTTACGTTTGCGATAATGGCTGGATCAATGAAGAGAATGCCAGTCGTTATGCACCGCGATCAAAACGTTCTCAATACGATGGGGGAACGCGAACCCCAATCATGATTCGCTGGAGAAATCACGTTGAGCCAAAAATGGACACGACTCATCTTGCCAGTTCGATTGATCTGGTCCCCACAGCTCTGGCTGCTGTCGGAATCGACATCCCGAAGGATCTCCCCGGAATTAACTTGCTAGATTCCAAAGCTGTCGCAGATCGCAAAGCGATCTTTGGCGAAATTCTGGAGCACGACATTCAACACATGACGGACCCAGTCGCCAGCTTGCGATTTCGCTGGGTGATCGAAGGAGACTGGAAGTGCATCGTCCCTCACCCCGGTCGTGAACCCGATGCGAAGACCGAACTCTTCAATATCACCAAAGACCCGCATGAGAAAAATGACCTCGCAGCGGACATGCCTGAAAAAGTTGCTCAGCTGACAAAGAAAATCAACCAGTGGTGGAAAGTGGATTGA
- a CDS encoding aldehyde ferredoxin oxidoreductase family protein: MPFGYHGCYLRVDLCQRTSQVVQIDEPMLRGFIGGGGLGTAILSQESSGNDDPLGESAPLLFVFSPLVGSPLTTSAKFSVLSKSPLTNRLNDSLSSSHFAIAGKKTGYDAICIVGKSESPVFIQVTPDSLSIEEATDLWGKSSAATAKSLRSEIGNQFRVAAIGPAGENLVRYATISNDGRHAGRGGLGAVMGSKKLKAIAVFGDRKTEFAHPDELIKYSKSLSQKSFGAATEKYRELGTVSNLLTFNRLGTLPTRNFQQTSFEGAEQIAPDVLSSVRTRDSCAACTIGCEHIFKLGNKQQTPVRMEYENLYALGPLCGISDPEMVLAASAYCDEVGIDTISAGASVAFAMESVEKGFLDEPTLQFGSGKALLDTLKLISLRKGVGEILAEGVRIASQKIGRGTEEFAIHVKGLELPGYEPRALQTMALGFAVGTRGADHNRSGAYQVDFSEEVDRMNPDDHAVNLAIETEDEAAVMDSLILCKFLRGVFTDRMAAMAEMLHLVTGWDVDAAELKTTAQRIVTAKKQFNIDQGWTPAEDTLPARFFETPIAEGASVGGVLTRQRLAEQIKAYNLARGWTADGYVPTASPQA, encoded by the coding sequence ATGCCATTTGGATACCACGGTTGTTACCTGCGAGTTGATCTTTGTCAGCGGACGTCTCAGGTTGTTCAGATTGACGAGCCAATGCTACGTGGATTCATTGGTGGAGGAGGTCTCGGGACGGCGATACTTTCTCAAGAATCCTCTGGAAATGACGACCCGCTTGGTGAATCTGCTCCGTTGCTTTTTGTCTTTAGTCCTCTCGTCGGGAGTCCGCTAACGACGTCTGCCAAGTTTTCCGTTCTCTCGAAAAGTCCACTCACCAACCGTTTGAACGATTCACTCTCCTCGTCTCACTTTGCCATCGCAGGGAAGAAAACGGGTTACGATGCAATCTGCATTGTCGGGAAAAGCGAGTCGCCAGTCTTCATTCAGGTCACGCCCGACAGTCTCTCTATTGAAGAAGCAACGGACCTGTGGGGCAAGTCGAGTGCGGCAACCGCAAAAAGCCTTCGATCTGAAATCGGAAATCAATTTCGAGTCGCAGCCATCGGCCCGGCGGGTGAAAATTTGGTTCGATATGCAACCATTTCTAACGATGGCAGGCACGCCGGTCGAGGCGGACTCGGCGCAGTCATGGGCTCGAAAAAACTGAAAGCGATTGCAGTCTTTGGAGACCGCAAGACTGAGTTTGCACATCCCGACGAATTGATCAAATACAGCAAGTCACTCTCACAAAAATCGTTCGGGGCAGCGACCGAGAAATATCGAGAACTCGGAACCGTCAGCAATTTGCTCACCTTCAATCGTCTCGGAACATTGCCGACTCGGAACTTCCAGCAAACATCTTTTGAAGGTGCAGAACAGATCGCTCCTGATGTCCTTTCAAGCGTGCGTACGCGTGATAGCTGTGCTGCTTGTACGATTGGTTGTGAACACATTTTCAAGCTCGGAAACAAGCAGCAAACTCCCGTGCGCATGGAGTACGAAAACCTTTACGCGCTCGGCCCGCTCTGTGGGATTTCCGACCCGGAAATGGTGTTGGCGGCGTCTGCATATTGCGATGAAGTCGGCATCGACACGATCAGCGCCGGGGCGAGTGTCGCCTTTGCAATGGAGTCTGTTGAAAAGGGATTTCTTGATGAACCGACGCTCCAGTTTGGTAGCGGCAAAGCTCTTCTCGACACACTGAAACTGATCAGCTTGAGAAAAGGTGTTGGTGAAATTCTGGCAGAGGGTGTGCGGATTGCCTCGCAAAAAATTGGACGTGGTACAGAAGAATTTGCGATCCATGTGAAAGGTTTAGAACTGCCCGGGTACGAGCCGCGAGCACTGCAAACTATGGCACTTGGCTTTGCCGTCGGAACGCGCGGAGCAGATCATAATCGCTCGGGAGCTTATCAAGTCGACTTCTCTGAAGAGGTCGACCGCATGAACCCGGATGACCACGCAGTCAATCTTGCAATCGAAACGGAAGACGAAGCTGCCGTGATGGATTCCTTAATCCTCTGCAAATTTCTAAGAGGCGTCTTCACTGACCGCATGGCTGCGATGGCAGAAATGTTGCACCTTGTCACCGGTTGGGACGTCGATGCTGCTGAGTTGAAAACAACAGCACAGCGAATCGTGACGGCCAAGAAGCAGTTCAATATCGACCAAGGTTGGACACCCGCAGAGGACACACTCCCGGCAAGGTTCTTTGAAACTCCCATCGCAGAGGGAGCCAGCGTGGGAGGAGTCCTCACTCGGCAAAGACTCGCTGAGCAAATCAAAGCTTACAACCTCGCACGCGGTTGGACGGCGGACGGGTACGTTCCGACTGCTTCTCCGCAAGCTTGA
- a CDS encoding MATE family efflux transporter yields the protein MSRVRTRKMSPELLTGNLRTTVFFLALPVLGEQVLNFLVGFYDVYLAGHLAGDIRTDATAAVGVAAYVGWLASMLFAVVGNGTTALISRAWGSDDREQANLVANRSALLSLVSGLVFMLLIIPTAPWLIGFMGLKGNAATIAVRYLRIDAIGLLFSSLSLVLAAAFRGCGDMKTPMWVFGSVSILNVIISTIFVNGWGIIPALGVDGIVTGTLIARVSGGVFILTLFAKGTSGLSLKLDQLRLRGETVRRILSIGIPSAVEGLVMWMGHAMFLRVISEIGQTEFAAHIIGVRVEAITYLPAVAYGAAAATMVGQSLGATDRDRAVKAGHEAAMQCAILGVFITLWFTLGADWIYTMMHKDQAVRAVGIPAFRIVGLFQIPLILSIVYFAAIRGAGETRFPLYVALVTTYLVRVPLGYYFGIHMGMGLMGAWVGMNADMFVRGVLATWRFWSKRWLLTKV from the coding sequence ATGTCTCGCGTTCGAACTCGAAAGATGTCTCCAGAACTTCTTACGGGAAATCTGCGCACAACGGTTTTCTTTCTGGCATTGCCGGTTTTGGGTGAACAGGTCCTGAATTTTCTGGTCGGCTTTTACGACGTCTATCTTGCAGGTCACCTGGCTGGAGATATCCGCACCGATGCGACTGCTGCTGTTGGAGTGGCTGCCTATGTTGGCTGGCTGGCCTCGATGCTCTTTGCAGTTGTGGGAAACGGAACGACGGCACTCATTTCGCGAGCCTGGGGATCTGATGACCGAGAGCAGGCGAATCTCGTAGCGAATCGATCCGCCCTGCTCTCTCTGGTTTCGGGACTGGTCTTCATGTTGTTGATCATTCCGACCGCTCCCTGGTTGATCGGGTTTATGGGACTTAAAGGGAATGCAGCTACGATCGCTGTGCGATATTTACGAATCGATGCCATTGGCCTGCTCTTTTCGAGTTTGAGTCTGGTGCTGGCGGCGGCGTTTCGAGGATGTGGTGACATGAAAACTCCGATGTGGGTCTTCGGATCGGTCAGCATTCTGAACGTCATCATCTCGACAATATTCGTTAATGGGTGGGGGATCATTCCCGCCTTGGGGGTCGATGGAATTGTTACCGGAACGCTCATTGCTCGCGTCAGTGGCGGAGTCTTTATTCTGACTCTGTTTGCTAAAGGAACTTCCGGGCTCTCATTGAAGCTCGACCAATTGCGATTACGGGGGGAGACGGTCCGCCGTATTCTTTCGATAGGAATTCCGTCAGCTGTCGAAGGGCTTGTGATGTGGATGGGGCACGCAATGTTTTTGCGAGTCATCTCCGAAATCGGTCAAACGGAATTCGCAGCCCACATCATTGGTGTTCGCGTCGAAGCGATTACCTACTTACCAGCTGTTGCTTACGGAGCTGCTGCGGCAACGATGGTCGGGCAGTCGCTGGGAGCAACGGATCGAGACCGGGCTGTGAAAGCAGGTCACGAGGCAGCCATGCAATGTGCAATTCTGGGAGTTTTTATCACATTGTGGTTCACGCTTGGGGCAGACTGGATCTATACGATGATGCACAAGGATCAGGCCGTTCGAGCCGTTGGCATCCCGGCATTTCGAATCGTCGGCCTGTTCCAGATTCCGCTGATCCTGTCGATCGTTTACTTCGCAGCCATTCGCGGGGCAGGAGAGACCCGTTTCCCGTTGTACGTCGCATTGGTCACAACTTATTTGGTGCGAGTTCCGTTGGGGTATTACTTCGGCATTCACATGGGAATGGGGCTGATGGGAGCCTGGGTTGGAATGAATGCAGACATGTTTGTGCGGGGAGTGCTGGCGACATGGCGATTCTGGTCGAAACGCTGGCTCCTGACAAAAGTATGA